The DNA window ACATTGGGGTCATACAGGATACCGCTGTTGCATGAAATCTCCTCGAGGGCTTTCTCTATACCCAGTGGGGGCCGGTAGGGCCGATGGGAGGTCATGGCCTCAACAACATCCGCCACGCCCAGTAT is part of the Chloroflexota bacterium genome and encodes:
- a CDS encoding histidine kinase, with translation ILGVADVVEAMTSHRPYRPPLGIEKALEEISCNSGILYDPNVVSACLGVFAKKGFKFED